Proteins encoded by one window of Mobula hypostoma chromosome 21, sMobHyp1.1, whole genome shotgun sequence:
- the rilpl1 gene encoding RILP-like protein 1 isoform X3: MEAASALDKAPAELSVTDVYDIAALVGQEFERIIDAFGCDAIAKLLPKVVRVLEMLEELVSRSRSNPELEELRLELGRLRLERSERIEKERKHQQELVLVEDVWRGEAQDLLSQIAQLQEENKQLMKNLSHKDTHFTDEDILKQEAGMSERERLVMKKLKEVVDKQRDEIRAKDRELTLKNEDVEALQLQQNRLMRINHELRHKMSVIDAQGKGLIEQKVELETTLQTKEQEMGNMRVEIGKLRERCRGQPTHNGEQGGQNTEILGEEDMQSDKTPTDLNDPNRPRFTLQELRDVLHERNELKAKLFLLQEEMAFYRSEEQEENTGSSNSAPAPSPPPQPRAATHPESGIRRLIFTAIMPMVAAGLIPDDPTLQPLRRLVPLV, from the exons ATGGAAGCGGCCTCGGCCCTGGACAAGGCTCCGGCCGAGCTCTCGGTCACCGACGTGTACGACATCGCGGCGCTGGTCGGCCAGGAGTTCGAGCGCATCATCGACGCTTTCGGCTGCGACGCCATCGCCAAGCTGCTGCCCAAAGTGGTTCGGGTGCTGGAGATGCTGGAGGAGTTGGTGAGCCGCAGCCGCAGCAACCCCGAGCTGGAGGAGCTGCGGCTGGAGCTCGGCCGGCTGCGGCTGGAGAGGAGCGAGCGCATCGAGAAGGAGCGCAAACACCAGCAG GAACTGGTCCTGGTGGAGGATGTGTGGCGAGGTGAAGCACAGGATCTGTTGTCTCAGATCGCACAGCTTCAGGAGGAGAACAAGCAGCTGATGAAGAACCTCTCCCACAAAGACACTCATTTCACCGACGAAGACATCCTCAAGCAGGAAG CCGGGATGTCAGAGAGGGAGCGGCTGGTGATGAAGAAGCTGAAGGAGGTGGTTGACAAGCAACGAGATGAGATTCGAGCCAAAGACCGAGAACTGACACTGAAGAATGAAGACGTGGAGGCA TTGCAGCTGCAGCAGAACCGCCTGATGCGGATTAACCACGAACTGCGGCACAAGATGTCGGTGATTGACGCGCAGGGCAAGGGGCTGATCGAGCAGAAGGTGGAGCTGGAGACTACGCTGCAGACCAAGGAGCAAGAGATGGGGAACATGCGTGTGGAGATCGGAAAGCTGAGGGAGAGGTGCCGGGGGCAGCCCACGCACAATGGAGAACAGGGAGGGCAG aatactgaGATCCTGGGTGAGGAGGACATGCAGTCGGACAAGACGCCAACGGACCTGAATGACCCAAACCGCCCGCGTTTCACGCTGCAGGAACTGAGGGATGTTCTCCACGAACGCAACGAGCTAAAGGCCAAACTCTTCCTGctgcaggaggagatggcattcTACCGCAG TGAGGAACAGGAGGAAAACACGGGCTCCTCGAACTCTGCGCCTGCGCCCTCACCTCCGCCTCAGCCCAGGGCAGCCACCCATCCCGAATCTGGCATCCGCAGGCT GATCTTTACTGCCATCATGCCGATGGTGGCCGCTGGTTTGATTCCAGACGATCCCACATTGCAGCCACTCAGAAGACTTGTTCCCCTAGTATGA
- the rilpl1 gene encoding RILP-like protein 1 isoform X4, which yields MEAASALDKAPAELSVTDVYDIAALVGQEFERIIDAFGCDAIAKLLPKVVRVLEMLEELVSRSRSNPELEELRLELGRLRLERSERIEKERKHQQELVLVEDVWRGEAQDLLSQIAQLQEENKQLMKNLSHKDTHFTDEDILKQEAGMSERERLVMKKLKEVVDKQRDEIRAKDRELTLKNEDVEALQLQQNRLMRINHELRHKMSVIDAQGKGLIEQKVELETTLQTKEQEMGNMRVEIGKLRERCRGQPTHNGEQGGQNTEILGEEDMQSDKTPTDLNDPNRPRFTLQELRDVLHERNELKAKLFLLQEEMAFYRRFNLFSRDKRTENRLRQAGTWGISEQEGILTEQGQEALQHL from the exons ATGGAAGCGGCCTCGGCCCTGGACAAGGCTCCGGCCGAGCTCTCGGTCACCGACGTGTACGACATCGCGGCGCTGGTCGGCCAGGAGTTCGAGCGCATCATCGACGCTTTCGGCTGCGACGCCATCGCCAAGCTGCTGCCCAAAGTGGTTCGGGTGCTGGAGATGCTGGAGGAGTTGGTGAGCCGCAGCCGCAGCAACCCCGAGCTGGAGGAGCTGCGGCTGGAGCTCGGCCGGCTGCGGCTGGAGAGGAGCGAGCGCATCGAGAAGGAGCGCAAACACCAGCAG GAACTGGTCCTGGTGGAGGATGTGTGGCGAGGTGAAGCACAGGATCTGTTGTCTCAGATCGCACAGCTTCAGGAGGAGAACAAGCAGCTGATGAAGAACCTCTCCCACAAAGACACTCATTTCACCGACGAAGACATCCTCAAGCAGGAAG CCGGGATGTCAGAGAGGGAGCGGCTGGTGATGAAGAAGCTGAAGGAGGTGGTTGACAAGCAACGAGATGAGATTCGAGCCAAAGACCGAGAACTGACACTGAAGAATGAAGACGTGGAGGCA TTGCAGCTGCAGCAGAACCGCCTGATGCGGATTAACCACGAACTGCGGCACAAGATGTCGGTGATTGACGCGCAGGGCAAGGGGCTGATCGAGCAGAAGGTGGAGCTGGAGACTACGCTGCAGACCAAGGAGCAAGAGATGGGGAACATGCGTGTGGAGATCGGAAAGCTGAGGGAGAGGTGCCGGGGGCAGCCCACGCACAATGGAGAACAGGGAGGGCAG aatactgaGATCCTGGGTGAGGAGGACATGCAGTCGGACAAGACGCCAACGGACCTGAATGACCCAAACCGCCCGCGTTTCACGCTGCAGGAACTGAGGGATGTTCTCCACGAACGCAACGAGCTAAAGGCCAAACTCTTCCTGctgcaggaggagatggcattcTACCGCAG ATTTAATTTATTTTCGCGGGACAAGCGGACAGAGAATCGCCTACGACAGGCTGGAACTTGGGGGATTTCTGAACAGGAAGGGATTCTCACGGAACAGGGCCAGGAGGCGCTGCAGCATCTATAA
- the rilpl1 gene encoding RILP-like protein 1 isoform X2, translating to MEAASALDKAPAELSVTDVYDIAALVGQEFERIIDAFGCDAIAKLLPKVVRVLEMLEELVSRSRSNPELEELRLELGRLRLERSERIEKERKHQQELVLVEDVWRGEAQDLLSQIAQLQEENKQLMKNLSHKDTHFTDEDILKQEAGMSERERLVMKKLKEVVDKQRDEIRAKDRELTLKNEDVEALQLQQNRLMRINHELRHKMSVIDAQGKGLIEQKVELETTLQTKEQEMGNMRVEIGKLRERCRGQPTHNGEQGGQNTEILGEEDMQSDKTPTDLNDPNRPRFTLQELRDVLHERNELKAKLFLLQEEMAFYRSEEQEENTGSSNSAPAPSPPPQPRAATHPESGIRRLIFTAIMPMVAAGLIPDDPTLQPLRRLVPLI from the exons ATGGAAGCGGCCTCGGCCCTGGACAAGGCTCCGGCCGAGCTCTCGGTCACCGACGTGTACGACATCGCGGCGCTGGTCGGCCAGGAGTTCGAGCGCATCATCGACGCTTTCGGCTGCGACGCCATCGCCAAGCTGCTGCCCAAAGTGGTTCGGGTGCTGGAGATGCTGGAGGAGTTGGTGAGCCGCAGCCGCAGCAACCCCGAGCTGGAGGAGCTGCGGCTGGAGCTCGGCCGGCTGCGGCTGGAGAGGAGCGAGCGCATCGAGAAGGAGCGCAAACACCAGCAG GAACTGGTCCTGGTGGAGGATGTGTGGCGAGGTGAAGCACAGGATCTGTTGTCTCAGATCGCACAGCTTCAGGAGGAGAACAAGCAGCTGATGAAGAACCTCTCCCACAAAGACACTCATTTCACCGACGAAGACATCCTCAAGCAGGAAG CCGGGATGTCAGAGAGGGAGCGGCTGGTGATGAAGAAGCTGAAGGAGGTGGTTGACAAGCAACGAGATGAGATTCGAGCCAAAGACCGAGAACTGACACTGAAGAATGAAGACGTGGAGGCA TTGCAGCTGCAGCAGAACCGCCTGATGCGGATTAACCACGAACTGCGGCACAAGATGTCGGTGATTGACGCGCAGGGCAAGGGGCTGATCGAGCAGAAGGTGGAGCTGGAGACTACGCTGCAGACCAAGGAGCAAGAGATGGGGAACATGCGTGTGGAGATCGGAAAGCTGAGGGAGAGGTGCCGGGGGCAGCCCACGCACAATGGAGAACAGGGAGGGCAG aatactgaGATCCTGGGTGAGGAGGACATGCAGTCGGACAAGACGCCAACGGACCTGAATGACCCAAACCGCCCGCGTTTCACGCTGCAGGAACTGAGGGATGTTCTCCACGAACGCAACGAGCTAAAGGCCAAACTCTTCCTGctgcaggaggagatggcattcTACCGCAG TGAGGAACAGGAGGAAAACACGGGCTCCTCGAACTCTGCGCCTGCGCCCTCACCTCCGCCTCAGCCCAGGGCAGCCACCCATCCCGAATCTGGCATCCGCAGGCT GATCTTTACTGCCATCATGCCGATGGTGGCCGCTGGTTTGATTCCAGACGATCCCACATTGCAGCCACTCAGAAGACTTGTTCCCCTA ATTTAA
- the rilpl1 gene encoding RILP-like protein 1 isoform X1, whose product MEAASALDKAPAELSVTDVYDIAALVGQEFERIIDAFGCDAIAKLLPKVVRVLEMLEELVSRSRSNPELEELRLELGRLRLERSERIEKERKHQQELVLVEDVWRGEAQDLLSQIAQLQEENKQLMKNLSHKDTHFTDEDILKQEAGMSERERLVMKKLKEVVDKQRDEIRAKDRELTLKNEDVEALQLQQNRLMRINHELRHKMSVIDAQGKGLIEQKVELETTLQTKEQEMGNMRVEIGKLRERCRGQPTHNGEQGGQNTEILGEEDMQSDKTPTDLNDPNRPRFTLQELRDVLHERNELKAKLFLLQEEMAFYRSEEQEENTGSSNSAPAPSPPPQPRAATHPESGIRRLFNLFSRDKRTENRLRQAGTWGISEQEGILTEQGQEALQHL is encoded by the exons ATGGAAGCGGCCTCGGCCCTGGACAAGGCTCCGGCCGAGCTCTCGGTCACCGACGTGTACGACATCGCGGCGCTGGTCGGCCAGGAGTTCGAGCGCATCATCGACGCTTTCGGCTGCGACGCCATCGCCAAGCTGCTGCCCAAAGTGGTTCGGGTGCTGGAGATGCTGGAGGAGTTGGTGAGCCGCAGCCGCAGCAACCCCGAGCTGGAGGAGCTGCGGCTGGAGCTCGGCCGGCTGCGGCTGGAGAGGAGCGAGCGCATCGAGAAGGAGCGCAAACACCAGCAG GAACTGGTCCTGGTGGAGGATGTGTGGCGAGGTGAAGCACAGGATCTGTTGTCTCAGATCGCACAGCTTCAGGAGGAGAACAAGCAGCTGATGAAGAACCTCTCCCACAAAGACACTCATTTCACCGACGAAGACATCCTCAAGCAGGAAG CCGGGATGTCAGAGAGGGAGCGGCTGGTGATGAAGAAGCTGAAGGAGGTGGTTGACAAGCAACGAGATGAGATTCGAGCCAAAGACCGAGAACTGACACTGAAGAATGAAGACGTGGAGGCA TTGCAGCTGCAGCAGAACCGCCTGATGCGGATTAACCACGAACTGCGGCACAAGATGTCGGTGATTGACGCGCAGGGCAAGGGGCTGATCGAGCAGAAGGTGGAGCTGGAGACTACGCTGCAGACCAAGGAGCAAGAGATGGGGAACATGCGTGTGGAGATCGGAAAGCTGAGGGAGAGGTGCCGGGGGCAGCCCACGCACAATGGAGAACAGGGAGGGCAG aatactgaGATCCTGGGTGAGGAGGACATGCAGTCGGACAAGACGCCAACGGACCTGAATGACCCAAACCGCCCGCGTTTCACGCTGCAGGAACTGAGGGATGTTCTCCACGAACGCAACGAGCTAAAGGCCAAACTCTTCCTGctgcaggaggagatggcattcTACCGCAG TGAGGAACAGGAGGAAAACACGGGCTCCTCGAACTCTGCGCCTGCGCCCTCACCTCCGCCTCAGCCCAGGGCAGCCACCCATCCCGAATCTGGCATCCGCAGGCT ATTTAATTTATTTTCGCGGGACAAGCGGACAGAGAATCGCCTACGACAGGCTGGAACTTGGGGGATTTCTGAACAGGAAGGGATTCTCACGGAACAGGGCCAGGAGGCGCTGCAGCATCTATAA